The following are encoded together in the Oryzias melastigma strain HK-1 linkage group LG17, ASM292280v2, whole genome shotgun sequence genome:
- the LOC112144290 gene encoding oocyte zinc finger protein XlCOF6 isoform X1, producing MFKKNLVGGQIDGNLHSPTFNESEYMMNGSYKQERMSNLDQAEPEPPQIKEEPEELCIHQGGEQLVVNQETDVKVEIDSNWEETCKLYKNSKSEFKELLDNQHHLRNIIRIPVEKVQGIDLSENHTWEEETYDEQLLWKQERSSSPEEEKPELPEIKEEWEEVCISEEEEQLELKEENDAFRVTEFNQESFDIKPEPSESPVLEVNTHIRNSDAVTVQLDPPSHEILHSCETCGKHFIQRGHLTIHMRTHTGERPFTCEVCEKSFITNSNLKAHMRTHTGEKPFNCKVCPKSFLTSSEMKIHFRTHTGEKPFLCKVCERSFTTSSALKVHMRTHTGERPFLCEVCEKGFLTSSEVKIHMRTHTGERPFSCNLCEKGFTTKTALNVHMRSHTGERPFSCIVCGKIFTTSNALKIHMITHTGERPFSCIVCGKSFIRSSHLKAHMRTHTGEKPFSCELCERSFTTSSHLNVHLRSHSGEKPFSCELCEKTFLTCAELKVHFRTHTGEKPFTCKVCEKCFTTSSCLKVHRRTHTGEKPFSCSLCEKHFSRSSSLKIHMMTHAGEGSFSCKE from the exons atgtttaaaaaaaatctagtagGAGGACAAATCGATGGAAATCTTCATAGTCCAACTTTCAATGAGTCG GAGTACATGATGAATGGCAGCTATAAGCAGGAGAGAATGTCCAATCTGGACCAAGCAGAACCAGAgcctccacagattaaagaggaaccaGAGGAACTGTGCATTCATCAGGGAGGAGAGCAGCTGGTCGTGAATCAAGAGACTGATGTGAAGGTGGAGATCGACTCTAATTGGGaagaaacatgcaaactctatAAAAATTCGAAGTCTGAGTTCAAAGAATTGTTGGATAACCAGCATCATCTGAGGAATATCATCAGGATTCCTGTTGAAAAGGTCCAAGGAATAG ATCTCTCAGAGAACCACACTTGGGAAGAGGAGACTTATGATGAGCAGCTTCTCTGGAAGCAGGAGAGGAGCTCCAGTCCGGAAGAGGAGAAACCAGAGCTTCCAGAGATCAAAGAGGAGTGGGAGGAGGTCTGCATCagtgaggaagaagagcagcttgagctgaaggaggagaatgATGCTTTTAGGGTCACTGAGTTTAACCAGGAAAGCTTTGACATCAAACCAGAACCAAGTGAGAGTCCAGTTCTGGAAGTGAACACTCATATCAGAAACAGTGATGCTGTGACTGTCCAGCTGGACCCTCCTTCACACGAGATCTTACATTCCTGTGAAACAtgtggaaaacattttattcaacgTGGTCATTTAACAAttcacatgagaactcacacaggtgaAAGACCTTTTACTTGTGAagtatgtgaaaaaagtttcaTTACAAATAGTAACTTAAAAGcccacatgagaactcacacaggtgagAAGCCTTTTAATTGTAAAGTATGTCCAAAAAGTTTCCTGACAAGTAGTGAAATGAAAATCCACTTCAGAACTCATACAggtgaaaaaccttttttatgcAAAGTATGTGAAAGAAGTTTCACTACAAGTAGTGCCCTGAAGgtccacatgagaactcacacggGTGAGAGGCCTTTTTTATGTGAAGTGTGTGAAAAGGGTTTTCTAACAAGTAGTGAAGTAAAAAtccacatgagaactcacacaggtgaAAGACCTTTTTCATGCAATTTATGTGAAAAAGGTTTTACTACAAAAACTGCGTTAAATGTCCACATGAGAAGTCACACGGGCGAGAGGCCTTTTTCTTGTATAGTATGTGGAAAAATTTTCACTACAAGTAATGCCTTAAAAATCCACATGATAACTCACACTGGTGAAAGGCCTTTTTCTTGTATTGTATGTGGAAAAAGTTTCATACGAAGTAGTCACCTTAAAGCCCACATGAGAACCCACACAggtgaaaagcctttttcatgtGAATTATGTGAAAGAAGTTTCACGACAAGTAGTCACTTAAATGTCCACCTGAGAAGTCACTCGGGtgagaagcctttttcgtgtGAATTATGTGAAAAGACTTTCCTTACATGTGCTGAATTAAAAGTCCATTTTAGAACTCACACAGGTGAAAAGCCTTTTACATGTAAGgtatgtgaaaaatgtttcacGACAAGCAGTTGCTTAAAAGTCCACAGGAGAACTCATACAggtgaaaagcctttttcttgtagtctttgtgaaaaacatttttctagaaGTAGTTCCTTAAAAATCCACATGATGACTCATGCAGGTGAGGGGTCTTTCTCATGTAAAGAGTGA
- the LOC112144290 gene encoding oocyte zinc finger protein XlCOF6 isoform X3 yields MMNGSYKQERMSNLDQAEPEPPQIKEEPEELCIHQGGEQLVVNQETDVKVEIDSNWEETCKLYKNSKSEFKELLDNQHHLRNIIRIPVEKVQGIDLSENHTWEEETYDEQLLWKQERSSSPEEEKPELPEIKEEWEEVCISEEEEQLELKEENDAFRVTEFNQESFDIKPEPSESPVLEVNTHIRNSDAVTVQLDPPSHEILHSCETCGKHFIQRGHLTIHMRTHTGERPFTCEVCEKSFITNSNLKAHMRTHTGEKPFNCKVCPKSFLTSSEMKIHFRTHTGEKPFLCKVCERSFTTSSALKVHMRTHTGERPFLCEVCEKGFLTSSEVKIHMRTHTGERPFSCNLCEKGFTTKTALNVHMRSHTGERPFSCIVCGKIFTTSNALKIHMITHTGERPFSCIVCGKSFIRSSHLKAHMRTHTGEKPFSCELCERSFTTSSHLNVHLRSHSGEKPFSCELCEKTFLTCAELKVHFRTHTGEKPFTCKVCEKCFTTSSCLKVHRRTHTGEKPFSCSLCEKHFSRSSSLKIHMMTHAGEGSFSCKE; encoded by the exons ATGATGAATGGCAGCTATAAGCAGGAGAGAATGTCCAATCTGGACCAAGCAGAACCAGAgcctccacagattaaagaggaaccaGAGGAACTGTGCATTCATCAGGGAGGAGAGCAGCTGGTCGTGAATCAAGAGACTGATGTGAAGGTGGAGATCGACTCTAATTGGGaagaaacatgcaaactctatAAAAATTCGAAGTCTGAGTTCAAAGAATTGTTGGATAACCAGCATCATCTGAGGAATATCATCAGGATTCCTGTTGAAAAGGTCCAAGGAATAG ATCTCTCAGAGAACCACACTTGGGAAGAGGAGACTTATGATGAGCAGCTTCTCTGGAAGCAGGAGAGGAGCTCCAGTCCGGAAGAGGAGAAACCAGAGCTTCCAGAGATCAAAGAGGAGTGGGAGGAGGTCTGCATCagtgaggaagaagagcagcttgagctgaaggaggagaatgATGCTTTTAGGGTCACTGAGTTTAACCAGGAAAGCTTTGACATCAAACCAGAACCAAGTGAGAGTCCAGTTCTGGAAGTGAACACTCATATCAGAAACAGTGATGCTGTGACTGTCCAGCTGGACCCTCCTTCACACGAGATCTTACATTCCTGTGAAACAtgtggaaaacattttattcaacgTGGTCATTTAACAAttcacatgagaactcacacaggtgaAAGACCTTTTACTTGTGAagtatgtgaaaaaagtttcaTTACAAATAGTAACTTAAAAGcccacatgagaactcacacaggtgagAAGCCTTTTAATTGTAAAGTATGTCCAAAAAGTTTCCTGACAAGTAGTGAAATGAAAATCCACTTCAGAACTCATACAggtgaaaaaccttttttatgcAAAGTATGTGAAAGAAGTTTCACTACAAGTAGTGCCCTGAAGgtccacatgagaactcacacggGTGAGAGGCCTTTTTTATGTGAAGTGTGTGAAAAGGGTTTTCTAACAAGTAGTGAAGTAAAAAtccacatgagaactcacacaggtgaAAGACCTTTTTCATGCAATTTATGTGAAAAAGGTTTTACTACAAAAACTGCGTTAAATGTCCACATGAGAAGTCACACGGGCGAGAGGCCTTTTTCTTGTATAGTATGTGGAAAAATTTTCACTACAAGTAATGCCTTAAAAATCCACATGATAACTCACACTGGTGAAAGGCCTTTTTCTTGTATTGTATGTGGAAAAAGTTTCATACGAAGTAGTCACCTTAAAGCCCACATGAGAACCCACACAggtgaaaagcctttttcatgtGAATTATGTGAAAGAAGTTTCACGACAAGTAGTCACTTAAATGTCCACCTGAGAAGTCACTCGGGtgagaagcctttttcgtgtGAATTATGTGAAAAGACTTTCCTTACATGTGCTGAATTAAAAGTCCATTTTAGAACTCACACAGGTGAAAAGCCTTTTACATGTAAGgtatgtgaaaaatgtttcacGACAAGCAGTTGCTTAAAAGTCCACAGGAGAACTCATACAggtgaaaagcctttttcttgtagtctttgtgaaaaacatttttctagaaGTAGTTCCTTAAAAATCCACATGATGACTCATGCAGGTGAGGGGTCTTTCTCATGTAAAGAGTGA
- the LOC112144290 gene encoding oocyte zinc finger protein XlCOF6 isoform X2: MLQDLVLQQREEYMMNGSYKQERMSNLDQAEPEPPQIKEEPEELCIHQGGEQLVVNQETDVKVEIDSNWEETCKLYKNSKSEFKELLDNQHHLRNIIRIPVEKVQGIDLSENHTWEEETYDEQLLWKQERSSSPEEEKPELPEIKEEWEEVCISEEEEQLELKEENDAFRVTEFNQESFDIKPEPSESPVLEVNTHIRNSDAVTVQLDPPSHEILHSCETCGKHFIQRGHLTIHMRTHTGERPFTCEVCEKSFITNSNLKAHMRTHTGEKPFNCKVCPKSFLTSSEMKIHFRTHTGEKPFLCKVCERSFTTSSALKVHMRTHTGERPFLCEVCEKGFLTSSEVKIHMRTHTGERPFSCNLCEKGFTTKTALNVHMRSHTGERPFSCIVCGKIFTTSNALKIHMITHTGERPFSCIVCGKSFIRSSHLKAHMRTHTGEKPFSCELCERSFTTSSHLNVHLRSHSGEKPFSCELCEKTFLTCAELKVHFRTHTGEKPFTCKVCEKCFTTSSCLKVHRRTHTGEKPFSCSLCEKHFSRSSSLKIHMMTHAGEGSFSCKE, encoded by the exons ATGCTGCAAGACCTCGTTCTGCAGCAGAGGGAG GAGTACATGATGAATGGCAGCTATAAGCAGGAGAGAATGTCCAATCTGGACCAAGCAGAACCAGAgcctccacagattaaagaggaaccaGAGGAACTGTGCATTCATCAGGGAGGAGAGCAGCTGGTCGTGAATCAAGAGACTGATGTGAAGGTGGAGATCGACTCTAATTGGGaagaaacatgcaaactctatAAAAATTCGAAGTCTGAGTTCAAAGAATTGTTGGATAACCAGCATCATCTGAGGAATATCATCAGGATTCCTGTTGAAAAGGTCCAAGGAATAG ATCTCTCAGAGAACCACACTTGGGAAGAGGAGACTTATGATGAGCAGCTTCTCTGGAAGCAGGAGAGGAGCTCCAGTCCGGAAGAGGAGAAACCAGAGCTTCCAGAGATCAAAGAGGAGTGGGAGGAGGTCTGCATCagtgaggaagaagagcagcttgagctgaaggaggagaatgATGCTTTTAGGGTCACTGAGTTTAACCAGGAAAGCTTTGACATCAAACCAGAACCAAGTGAGAGTCCAGTTCTGGAAGTGAACACTCATATCAGAAACAGTGATGCTGTGACTGTCCAGCTGGACCCTCCTTCACACGAGATCTTACATTCCTGTGAAACAtgtggaaaacattttattcaacgTGGTCATTTAACAAttcacatgagaactcacacaggtgaAAGACCTTTTACTTGTGAagtatgtgaaaaaagtttcaTTACAAATAGTAACTTAAAAGcccacatgagaactcacacaggtgagAAGCCTTTTAATTGTAAAGTATGTCCAAAAAGTTTCCTGACAAGTAGTGAAATGAAAATCCACTTCAGAACTCATACAggtgaaaaaccttttttatgcAAAGTATGTGAAAGAAGTTTCACTACAAGTAGTGCCCTGAAGgtccacatgagaactcacacggGTGAGAGGCCTTTTTTATGTGAAGTGTGTGAAAAGGGTTTTCTAACAAGTAGTGAAGTAAAAAtccacatgagaactcacacaggtgaAAGACCTTTTTCATGCAATTTATGTGAAAAAGGTTTTACTACAAAAACTGCGTTAAATGTCCACATGAGAAGTCACACGGGCGAGAGGCCTTTTTCTTGTATAGTATGTGGAAAAATTTTCACTACAAGTAATGCCTTAAAAATCCACATGATAACTCACACTGGTGAAAGGCCTTTTTCTTGTATTGTATGTGGAAAAAGTTTCATACGAAGTAGTCACCTTAAAGCCCACATGAGAACCCACACAggtgaaaagcctttttcatgtGAATTATGTGAAAGAAGTTTCACGACAAGTAGTCACTTAAATGTCCACCTGAGAAGTCACTCGGGtgagaagcctttttcgtgtGAATTATGTGAAAAGACTTTCCTTACATGTGCTGAATTAAAAGTCCATTTTAGAACTCACACAGGTGAAAAGCCTTTTACATGTAAGgtatgtgaaaaatgtttcacGACAAGCAGTTGCTTAAAAGTCCACAGGAGAACTCATACAggtgaaaagcctttttcttgtagtctttgtgaaaaacatttttctagaaGTAGTTCCTTAAAAATCCACATGATGACTCATGCAGGTGAGGGGTCTTTCTCATGTAAAGAGTGA